A region from the Onychostoma macrolepis isolate SWU-2019 chromosome 18, ASM1243209v1, whole genome shotgun sequence genome encodes:
- the actmap gene encoding actin maturation protease has product MSVEDVAAPPPPPPPPPPPSLARSVSSKKKLYQALSEGRAPVEGDYEEARIILGQRENSFRKDLQWLLFNKYVPSLIQDGPQCGLVALWMATHLLQPPKTVVLETLVQMAKDNGYTEQGEMFSASDMAKLAEEVCGCRVQRLSGGMMGENTAVILKHLAAGQPVLIPYDEDFNHEPCLRNGHKAHWAVVSGVLLGLRQGCVDSRHFPPDLTLPWLHLSQNEASVSWPTDDIKEVFVLAKQGKSLRYQLWKFELITQSNSQLKEMDPQRASDGMRYVLPPGGVQDGLAGQVLLLHTNTQKS; this is encoded by the exons ATGTCTGTGGAGGATGTTGCAGCAcctcctccacctccacctccacctccacctccaTCACTGGCTCGCTCAGTGTCCAGCAAAAAGAAACTTTACCAGGCTTTATCAGAGGGAAGGGCCCCTGTAGAAGGGGACTATGAAGAGGCCAGAATTATTCTAGGACAGAGAGAAAACAG TTTTAGGAAGGATCTGCAGTGGTTGCTGTTCAATAAGTATGTGCCTTCACTTATTCAAGATGGTCCACA ATGTGGTCTTGTGGCCTTATGGATGGCGACTCATCTTCTGCAGCCTCCTAAGACAGTGGTGCTGGAGACTCTGGTCCAGATGGCAAAAGACAACGGCTACACTGAACAAGGAGAAATGTTTTCTG CTAGTGACATGGCCAAGCTGGCAGAGGAAGTGTGTGGGTGCAGAGTTCAGAGGTTATCAGGAGGCATGATGGGAGAAAATACTGCTGTCATTCTTAAACACCTCGCTGCCGGGCAACCTGTTCTTATACC ATATGATGAGGATTTTAATCATGAGCCCTGTTTACGCAATGGTCACAAAGCCCACTGGGCAGTcgtctcag GTGTGTTATTAGGCTTAAGACAGGGGTGTGTGGACAGCAGACACTTCCCCCCTGACCTCACACTTCCCTGGCTGCATCTCTCTCAGAACGAGGCTTCTGTCTCATGGCCGACCGATGACATTAAAGAGGTGTTTGTTCTGGCTAAGCAGGGGAAGAGTCTACGCTACCAGCTGTGGAAGTTTGAGCTGATAACACAGAGCAACAGTCAACTCAAGGAGATGGACCCTCAGAGAGCCAGCGATGGGATGAGGTACGTGCTTCCTCCTGGCGGCGTACAGGACGGTCTAGCGGGACAAGTGCTTCTGCTCCACACTAACACACAGAAGAGCTGA
- the snrpa gene encoding U1 small nuclear ribonucleoprotein A, whose protein sequence is MTNQEMRLNHTIYINNLNEKIKKDELKKSLYAIFSQFGQILDILVSPTLKMRGQAFVIFKEINSASNALRSMQGFPFYDKPMRIQYAKQDSDIIAKMKGTYVERDRKKEKKKPKVPEAGAGKKASATAAMAGVPASMPGMPPMSQAPRMMPMPGQPPYMPPPGMMPPPGMAPGQMPPGAMPPGQMMPGQMPGQMPQQVSENPPNHILFLTNLPEETNELMLSMLFNQFPGFKEVRLVPGRHDIAFVEFDNEVQAGAAREALQGFKITQSNAMKISFAKK, encoded by the exons ATGACGAACCAGGAGATGCGGTTAAATCACACTATTTACATCAACAACCTAAATGAAAAGATCAAAAAAGATG AACTGAAGAAGTCGTTGTATGCTATATTCTCCCAGTTTGGACAAATTCTGGACATCCTAGTCTCTCCTACACTGAAAATGAGAGGTCAGGCCTTTGTGATCTTCAAGGAGATCAACAGCGCTTCCAATGCACTCCGGTCTATGCAAGGCTTCCCATTTTATGATAAACCTAtg CGTATTCAGTATGCAAAGCAGGACTCTGATATCATTGCAAAAATGAAGGGCACATATGTGGAGCGAGACCgtaagaaagagaagaaaaagccTAAAGTCCCTGAAGCAGGTGCTGGGAAAAAGGCTTCTGCCACAGCTGCTATGGCCGGCGTACCTGCATCCATGCCT GGAATGCCACCCATGAGCCAAGCCCCTCGCATGATGCCAATGCCCGGTCAGCCTCCCTACATGCCTCCGCCTGGTATGATGCCGCCTCCTGGCATGGCACCTGGGCAGATGCCTCCAGGTGCTATGCCTCCAGGTCAGATGATGCCAGGTCAAATGCCTGGCCAGATGCCACAGCAG GTGTCAGAAAACCCTCCCAACCATATCCTGTTTCTCACCAATCTCCCAGAGGAGACGAACGAGCTCATGCTGTCTATGCTGTTCAACCA GTTTCCTGGATTCAAAGAAGTCCGTCTTGTCCCGGGTCGTCACGACATCGCCTTTGTGGAGTTTGATAATGAGGTGCAGGCGGGTGCAGCCAGAGAAGCTTTGCAAGGCTTTAAGATCACACAGAGCAATGCAATGAAAATCTCATTTGCAAAGAAATAA